Proteins from a single region of Dysgonomonadaceae bacterium PH5-43:
- a CDS encoding type IX secretion system PorP/SprF family membrane protein (product_source=TIGR03519; pfam=PF11751; superfamily=48726; tigrfam=TIGR03519), translated as MKRIIVIASALLFSVIFTLKAQFDSQLSNYWAITNFYNPAYAGTSGNIELTGLYRLQWLGIENAPKTGIIAGDMPLKIGDKQHGVGVSMYNDKIGLFKSNVLSGQFAYKLKMFGGNMSIGLQAGYINQSFDGSKVVLPDNVGNNEDGSGSGTSDDAFPTAEVSATGFDAALGLFFSKPKWYVGLSVTHLTAPKLDLNDNTVLEIPRSYYFTAGYNIKLNNPLLELRPSVLVKTTELSSFYVEGDSLLVETKENTLKGLWTQTQIDVNLRMVYNNSLWGGVSWRKDDAVIIMLGGKFKMFEVGYAYDFPISKIRTSSTGSHEIFIKYALEIDTKKGKKGKSKSVRIL; from the coding sequence ATGAAAAGAATTATTGTTATAGCATCGGCTCTATTGTTTTCGGTTATATTTACACTGAAAGCACAGTTCGACTCGCAGTTAAGTAACTACTGGGCAATAACTAATTTTTACAATCCAGCTTACGCCGGAACGTCTGGAAACATCGAATTAACAGGGCTTTACCGTCTTCAATGGTTAGGTATCGAGAACGCTCCCAAAACAGGTATTATAGCTGGAGATATGCCTCTAAAGATTGGAGATAAGCAACACGGAGTTGGTGTTTCGATGTATAACGATAAAATAGGATTGTTTAAGTCGAACGTTTTATCCGGACAATTTGCTTATAAATTAAAAATGTTTGGAGGAAATATGAGTATAGGCTTACAAGCTGGTTATATAAATCAATCGTTTGATGGGTCGAAGGTTGTTTTACCTGATAATGTTGGGAATAACGAAGATGGTTCTGGTTCAGGCACAAGCGACGACGCCTTCCCTACCGCCGAAGTATCTGCAACAGGGTTCGATGCTGCTTTAGGGTTGTTCTTTAGTAAACCAAAATGGTATGTTGGACTTTCCGTTACTCACCTTACGGCACCCAAATTAGACTTAAACGATAATACAGTATTAGAAATTCCACGCTCCTATTATTTTACGGCTGGATACAATATTAAACTAAACAATCCGTTATTAGAATTACGACCATCTGTTTTAGTTAAAACAACAGAGTTAAGTTCATTCTATGTAGAAGGCGATTCTTTATTAGTAGAAACAAAAGAAAATACGCTTAAGGGATTATGGACTCAAACTCAAATTGATGTAAATTTACGTATGGTCTACAACAACTCTCTGTGGGGAGGTGTTTCTTGGAGAAAAGATGATGCAGTGATAATTATGCTGGGGGGGAAGTTCAAAATGTTTGAAGTTGGATATGCTTATGATTTCCCAATTTCAAAGATAAGAACAAGCTCAACAGGGAGTCACGAAATATTTATAAAATACGCCCTTGAAATAGATACAAAGAAGGGCAAGAAAGGAAAGTCAAAAAGCGTAAGAATATTATAA
- a CDS encoding sulfatase modifying factor 1 (product_source=KO:K13444; cath_funfam=3.90.1580.10; cog=COG1262; ko=KO:K13444; pfam=PF03781; superfamily=56436) has translation MKKLIFLTITTVILTACGRSVSGDGGELSGVRATAWNEPNPHGMVLIKRGSFEMGPQKNDTVWGIYQNPRGMSLDNFWMDDTEITNAEYRQFEYWVRDSIIRDRLYDPAYGGNDLFKIEEDKDGNPYDPPIIDWKRPIPTERRATEDEWIAIQSVNYTHPVTGDVKLDPDQMIYRYSTFDATQAALRRNRLDPTKRVYNTDITVNPDEVIMISKDTAYFDDEGRIISETITRQLSTLWDFENSYIVNIHPDESAWVNDFNNSYNEPYMRLYYNHPMYDDYPVVGVSWDQANAFCNWRTEYLKKSLDETRKNTIEPYRLPTEAEFEYAARAGNSDNIYPWSKEGTQGDKDCFLGNFKPGEGNYTADGHMITSRVASFTPNAFGLYDMAGNVAEWTSSAFLESGPEIMNDINPEYRYRAAKEDPYSMKRKVVRGGSWKDVAHFIRSDIRSSEYQNEQRSYIGFRCVRTQVGASKR, from the coding sequence ATGAAGAAGTTAATTTTTCTAACTATTACAACGGTTATATTAACAGCCTGCGGACGTTCAGTTTCTGGCGATGGCGGTGAGCTTAGTGGCGTTAGAGCTACTGCTTGGAACGAACCTAATCCTCACGGAATGGTACTTATTAAAAGAGGTTCGTTTGAAATGGGACCTCAAAAGAACGATACTGTTTGGGGTATTTATCAAAACCCAAGGGGTATGTCGTTAGATAATTTTTGGATGGACGATACCGAAATTACTAACGCTGAATATCGTCAGTTTGAATATTGGGTCAGAGACTCTATAATCAGAGATAGACTTTACGACCCTGCTTATGGAGGCAACGACCTTTTTAAGATAGAGGAAGATAAAGACGGTAATCCTTACGACCCTCCTATTATCGACTGGAAAAGACCTATCCCTACCGAAAGAAGGGCTACCGAAGACGAGTGGATAGCTATACAGAGTGTAAATTACACTCACCCGGTTACTGGTGATGTAAAATTAGATCCAGATCAAATGATTTATCGCTACTCTACTTTTGATGCTACTCAAGCTGCTCTAAGACGTAATAGATTAGACCCAACAAAAAGAGTTTACAACACTGATATTACTGTTAATCCAGACGAAGTAATTATGATTTCTAAAGATACTGCTTACTTCGATGATGAAGGCAGAATTATTAGCGAAACCATTACTCGTCAACTTTCTACTTTGTGGGACTTTGAAAACAGTTACATAGTGAACATACACCCCGACGAATCTGCTTGGGTAAACGATTTCAACAATTCTTACAACGAGCCTTATATGCGCTTGTATTACAATCACCCAATGTACGACGACTATCCTGTAGTTGGTGTGTCTTGGGATCAAGCAAATGCTTTCTGTAATTGGAGAACTGAATATCTTAAAAAGTCTCTCGACGAAACAAGAAAAAACACTATCGAACCTTATCGCCTTCCTACTGAGGCTGAGTTTGAATATGCTGCTCGTGCTGGCAACTCCGACAACATTTACCCTTGGAGCAAAGAAGGTACTCAAGGTGATAAAGACTGCTTCTTAGGAAACTTCAAACCAGGAGAAGGAAATTACACTGCCGATGGACATATGATTACTTCTCGTGTTGCTTCTTTCACTCCTAATGCTTTTGGGTTATATGATATGGCTGGTAATGTTGCCGAATGGACTTCTTCTGCATTCTTAGAGTCGGGACCTGAAATTATGAACGATATAAACCCTGAATACAGATATAGAGCGGCAAAAGAAGACCCCTACTCTATGAAAAGAAAAGTAGTTAGAGGTGGTTCTTGGAAAGACGTTGCACATTTTATTCGCTCAGACATTCGCAGCTCTGAATATCAAAACGAACAACGTTCTTATATAGGTTTCAGATGTGTAAGAACTCAAGTCGGAGCTTCTAAGAGATAA
- a CDS encoding gliding motility-associated protein GldL (product_source=TIGR03513; cath_funfam=1.10.287.950; superfamily=58104; tigrfam=TIGR03513; transmembrane_helix_parts=Inside_1_22,TMhelix_23_41,Outside_42_45,TMhelix_46_68,Inside_69_344), whose amino-acid sequence MGFKKRYKNFVEKFLSGEQGKRFFHIFYNLGAAIVVIGALAKINHWPWGLGSFLLGLGLFTEFFVFLISAFDKPTREWLWDRVFPVLDSGDEKDKPEFQGGSGTVIVGGGSSEGNGSPVVIGGVSFGNNTQTASEAVENMSPGQVRQSFGIPNAVDISEEDTNALTASIKKMAAAADQLSKMAEMTEATQTYLDQVTSMSEDMKRFSEVTNNLTGVSDVLLKSYESITNNSDGITQSSQGYVQQMDNLNRNIQGLNTIYEIQLKSVSSQIDAIEKINSGLMRIRDLYEGSIVDSSVFRTETERMANQLQQLNAVYSRLLNAMTVNMYNNPGFPTNNPSGTNPNI is encoded by the coding sequence ATGGGATTCAAAAAAAGATATAAAAACTTTGTGGAGAAGTTCTTATCCGGAGAACAAGGTAAAAGATTTTTTCACATTTTCTATAATTTAGGTGCTGCTATAGTTGTTATTGGTGCCTTAGCAAAAATTAATCATTGGCCTTGGGGCTTAGGTAGTTTTCTTTTAGGTTTAGGTTTATTTACCGAATTCTTTGTCTTTCTTATTTCCGCTTTCGACAAACCAACGAGAGAATGGTTGTGGGACAGAGTATTCCCTGTGTTAGACTCTGGAGATGAAAAAGATAAACCCGAATTTCAAGGAGGCTCAGGTACTGTTATTGTAGGGGGTGGTTCTTCTGAAGGTAACGGATCTCCTGTTGTAATCGGAGGTGTATCTTTCGGCAATAATACACAAACAGCATCTGAAGCGGTAGAAAATATGTCGCCAGGACAGGTTCGCCAATCATTCGGCATTCCTAATGCTGTAGATATTTCGGAAGAAGACACAAATGCCCTTACTGCAAGTATTAAGAAAATGGCTGCCGCCGCCGACCAATTATCTAAGATGGCAGAAATGACAGAAGCTACTCAAACATATCTCGATCAAGTAACTTCGATGTCGGAAGATATGAAGAGATTTAGCGAGGTAACCAACAATCTTACTGGTGTATCTGATGTATTATTAAAATCATACGAAAGCATAACCAACAATTCAGATGGTATAACTCAATCATCTCAAGGATATGTTCAACAGATGGATAATCTGAATAGAAACATACAAGGACTTAACACTATATACGAAATACAGTTGAAGAGTGTAAGTTCTCAAATAGATGCAATAGAGAAAATTAATTCGGGATTGATGCGTATTAGAGATTTATATGAAGGTTCGATAGTAGACAGTTCGGTATTCCGTACCGAAACAGAACGAATGGCAAATCAGTTACAACAACTAAATGCTGTTTATAGCAGACTGTTAAATGCTATGACTGTTAATATGTATAACAATCCTGGCTTCCCTACTAATAACCCAAGTGGTACTAATCCTAATATTTAA
- a CDS encoding gliding motility-associated protein GldM (product_source=TIGR03517; cath_funfam=2.60.40.790; pfam=PF12080,PF12081; superfamily=49764; tigrfam=TIGR03517; transmembrane_helix_parts=Inside_1_12,TMhelix_13_30,Outside_31_521) has protein sequence MASNSANSPRQRMINLMYLVFIAMMALNVSSEVLDGFELVEESLLRSVEAVSQNNKLLFSDLEYSYKNNPEKTKEWYEKALTVKEKTDSLFNYMQELKVRIVQKADGKDGDPENLEHPDDLNAAYEVMFERGKMDANKLKEDINVYRDYITSLINNPNIKEIIENNLSTEPSDKAKEKNISWEESMFWQMPVAAAITLVTKLQNDIRAAEGEVLSDLRNNIDIDDFRVNRVQSFVIPEAQTVVKGTPFKADIVLSAQDSTKRPKIFVNGKQLPEDALGKYVANTSSTGAFQLKGHIEMPREDGSFSKHDFSYQYFVVEPSATIAPLLMNMLYAGINNEIRIAVPGVASENVTATISNGTLSRKGNDIWVATPRLGSDAVITVSAKMAGGRTQEMAKTTFRVRQLPDPTAFLNITNVDGNKVRFKGGKISKTVLSNVDVVNAAIDDGILDIAFKVIRFELTTVGGTGLTIRELSDGNKLSNRQKDMIKRLNRQQTALIRGIVVQGPDGLERTLTSPLEIIIN, from the coding sequence ATGGCTTCAAATAGCGCAAACTCTCCAAGACAAAGAATGATAAACCTGATGTATCTGGTTTTCATTGCAATGATGGCACTAAACGTATCGTCGGAAGTGCTTGATGGCTTTGAATTGGTAGAAGAAAGTTTGCTTCGTTCGGTAGAAGCTGTATCTCAAAATAACAAACTTTTGTTTTCCGACTTAGAGTATTCTTACAAAAACAATCCTGAGAAGACGAAAGAATGGTATGAGAAAGCGCTAACCGTAAAAGAAAAAACAGACTCTTTATTCAATTATATGCAAGAACTAAAGGTACGCATTGTGCAAAAGGCTGACGGTAAAGATGGAGACCCTGAAAACCTTGAACACCCCGACGACCTTAATGCCGCTTACGAAGTTATGTTCGAGAGAGGCAAAATGGACGCTAACAAATTGAAAGAAGATATTAATGTATACAGAGATTATATAACCTCTTTAATTAACAACCCTAACATTAAAGAGATTATAGAAAATAATTTAAGCACAGAACCCTCAGATAAGGCTAAAGAAAAAAACATATCGTGGGAAGAGTCGATGTTTTGGCAAATGCCTGTGGCTGCGGCTATAACTCTTGTTACTAAACTGCAAAATGATATTCGTGCTGCAGAAGGAGAAGTTTTAAGCGATCTGCGCAACAACATAGATATAGATGACTTCCGTGTAAATAGAGTTCAATCTTTTGTTATTCCAGAAGCACAGACGGTTGTTAAAGGAACTCCTTTCAAAGCCGACATTGTTCTTTCTGCTCAAGATTCAACAAAACGTCCAAAGATATTTGTTAATGGGAAACAACTTCCTGAAGATGCTTTAGGCAAATATGTTGCAAACACAAGTTCTACAGGAGCATTCCAGTTAAAAGGACATATAGAAATGCCAAGAGAAGATGGTTCGTTTAGCAAACACGACTTTAGTTATCAGTATTTTGTAGTAGAGCCAAGTGCTACTATAGCTCCTCTTTTAATGAATATGCTTTACGCTGGTATTAATAATGAAATACGTATAGCAGTACCAGGTGTAGCAAGCGAAAATGTTACTGCCACCATCTCTAACGGAACTCTATCTCGTAAAGGTAACGACATTTGGGTTGCTACTCCTCGTTTAGGTTCTGATGCTGTTATTACTGTAAGCGCAAAAATGGCAGGAGGTAGAACTCAAGAAATGGCTAAAACAACTTTTAGAGTACGACAACTACCCGACCCTACTGCTTTTCTTAATATAACAAATGTTGATGGCAACAAGGTCAGATTTAAAGGAGGTAAAATATCTAAAACTGTTTTATCGAATGTAGATGTTGTAAATGCAGCTATCGACGATGGCATTCTGGATATTGCGTTCAAGGTAATTAGATTTGAACTAACAACTGTTGGTGGTACAGGACTAACAATAAGAGAATTATCTGACGGCAACAAACTATCGAACCGTCAAAAAGATATGATTAAAAGGCTAAATCGACAACAAACAGCATTAATTAGAGGAATAGTAGTTCAAGGTCCTGACGGATTGGAAAGAACTCTTACTTCTCCATTAGAAATAATAATAAATTAA
- a CDS encoding gliding motility associated protein GldN (product_source=TIGR03523; pfam=PF19841; tigrfam=TIGR03523), whose amino-acid sequence MKPVYYIILALVLMFGAQDMFSQQTRPSRVRPSVEAKSNNMPSLTDRAKIKNEIESSAQSHITWEREIYRFVDLTKENNAALYYPTQPIGNRMNLFTILFKLLVDDKITAYNFIDDREVFTEAEKVNVEDLLNKYQVYFSKEGNQLKVEDTDIPSSEVTKYMIKEGYFFDAATGSFQTKVIALCPILVRNEDFGTSEDALFWVTYDDIRPYISREMIMTSNYNNSLTYTIDDYFRKQMYSGDIVKTTNLMGRSLAQEVGSEPEALKQAQDSIENQLKAFDKNLWVISNEPDTTTIVADTSNKKNAKEDKKKDEKVSKPKESKPKNSSPTKSVRRNR is encoded by the coding sequence ATGAAACCCGTTTATTATATCATTTTAGCACTTGTATTAATGTTTGGTGCTCAAGATATGTTCTCGCAACAAACTCGCCCTTCAAGGGTAAGACCTTCTGTAGAAGCGAAATCAAACAATATGCCATCTTTAACAGATAGAGCAAAAATAAAGAATGAAATAGAATCATCAGCTCAATCTCATATTACTTGGGAAAGAGAAATATATCGTTTCGTTGACTTAACAAAAGAAAACAACGCAGCTTTGTATTACCCTACTCAACCAATAGGTAATCGTATGAACCTCTTCACTATTTTGTTTAAGCTATTAGTTGACGATAAGATTACTGCTTATAACTTTATAGACGACAGAGAAGTGTTTACAGAGGCTGAAAAGGTTAATGTAGAAGATTTGTTAAATAAGTATCAAGTATATTTCTCTAAAGAAGGAAATCAATTAAAAGTTGAAGATACAGACATTCCAAGCAGTGAGGTTACCAAATATATGATTAAAGAAGGTTATTTCTTTGATGCCGCTACAGGCAGTTTTCAAACTAAAGTAATAGCTCTTTGCCCTATATTAGTAAGAAATGAAGATTTCGGAACATCAGAAGATGCTTTATTCTGGGTAACTTATGATGATATTCGTCCTTATATTTCTCGCGAAATGATTATGACTTCTAACTACAACAATTCTCTAACTTATACAATAGATGATTATTTCCGTAAACAAATGTATTCTGGAGATATTGTTAAGACTACTAATCTTATGGGACGAAGTCTTGCTCAAGAAGTAGGTAGCGAACCAGAAGCCCTTAAGCAAGCACAAGATAGCATAGAGAATCAATTAAAAGCTTTTGATAAAAATCTTTGGGTAATAAGTAACGAACCCGACACTACAACTATTGTTGCTGATACATCGAATAAGAAAAATGCCAAAGAAGACAAGAAGAAAGACGAGAAGGTTTCAAAACCAAAAGAAAGTAAACCTAAAAACTCATCTCCTACTAAAAGTGTTAGAAGAAATAGATAA
- a CDS encoding chromate transporter (product_source=KO:K07240; cog=COG2059; ko=KO:K07240; pfam=PF02417; transmembrane_helix_parts=Inside_1_6,TMhelix_7_29,Outside_30_48,TMhelix_49_71,Inside_72_77,TMhelix_78_99,Outside_100_113,TMhelix_114_136,Inside_137_148,TMhelix_149_171,Outside_172_180) gives MNLYWQIFYSFAKIGLFTIGGGYAMLPLIQKEVIDNKKWISYNDFIDMLAISQSTPGVFAVNIAIFIGYRLKGNTGSIVAALGTILPSFIIMLAIAMFFRNFQDNVYVGKMFKAIRPAVVALIAVPVFTTAKAIGINIKTVIIPILSAFLIWYWGVSPIYIVLAAAIGGLIFGKLTKNKR, from the coding sequence ATGAATCTTTATTGGCAAATATTTTATAGTTTCGCCAAGATAGGTTTATTTACTATTGGAGGTGGATATGCAATGCTACCTCTAATACAAAAAGAAGTTATTGATAATAAGAAGTGGATTTCTTATAACGATTTCATTGATATGCTGGCAATATCTCAGTCTACACCTGGTGTATTTGCTGTAAATATTGCAATCTTTATAGGATACCGACTTAAAGGTAATACAGGTAGTATTGTTGCCGCATTAGGCACTATACTACCTTCTTTTATTATAATGCTTGCAATAGCTATGTTTTTTCGCAACTTTCAAGACAATGTTTATGTGGGGAAAATGTTTAAAGCTATTCGTCCTGCGGTAGTTGCTCTTATTGCCGTTCCCGTGTTCACCACCGCTAAAGCTATCGGCATAAATATAAAAACTGTAATCATTCCTATACTATCGGCATTTCTTATCTGGTATTGGGGTGTATCTCCTATCTACATAGTGCTAGCAGCTGCCATAGGAGGACTTATATTCGGCAAATTAACTAAAAACAAAAGGTAA
- a CDS encoding chromate transporter (product_source=KO:K07240; cog=COG2059; ko=KO:K07240; pfam=PF02417; superfamily=81345; transmembrane_helix_parts=Inside_1_6,TMhelix_7_29,Outside_30_77,TMhelix_78_100,Inside_101_112,TMhelix_113_132,Outside_133_141,TMhelix_142_174,Inside_175_175), with protein MLIYWQLFVTYFKIGLFGFGGGYAMLSLIQHEVVEKHQWLTATEFTNIVAISQMTPGPIGINSATYIGYTVTDSIWGSAVATFAVSLPSFIIILLIAHFYKKFKANKYVEQAFLGLRPATIGLIASAALLLINKDNFADYTSIIIFIIAFVLTMFTKLHPILMIVIAGIAGLLIY; from the coding sequence ATGCTAATTTACTGGCAACTATTTGTAACATACTTTAAGATAGGACTCTTTGGTTTTGGAGGAGGATATGCTATGCTATCCCTTATTCAACACGAGGTAGTAGAAAAGCATCAGTGGCTTACAGCAACAGAGTTTACCAATATAGTAGCCATATCACAAATGACACCTGGCCCTATAGGGATAAACTCTGCAACTTATATCGGCTACACGGTAACCGATAGTATTTGGGGTTCTGCCGTAGCTACATTTGCCGTTAGCTTACCTTCGTTTATTATAATACTTCTCATAGCACACTTCTACAAAAAGTTCAAAGCTAACAAATATGTAGAACAAGCCTTTTTAGGATTACGTCCTGCAACAATAGGATTAATAGCTTCTGCTGCTTTACTGTTGATAAACAAAGACAATTTTGCAGACTACACAAGTATAATTATATTTATTATAGCCTTTGTGCTAACAATGTTTACCAAGCTTCACCCTATCCTTATGATAGTTATTGCAGGAATTGCAGGGTTACTTATTTATTAA
- a CDS encoding sodium-dependent dicarboxylate transporter 2/3/5 (product_source=KO:K14445; cog=COG0471; ko=KO:K14445; pfam=PF00939; tigrfam=TIGR00785; transmembrane_helix_parts=Inside_1_30,TMhelix_31_50,Outside_51_64,TMhelix_65_96,Inside_97_123,TMhelix_124_146,Outside_147_169,TMhelix_170_192,Inside_193_212,TMhelix_213_235,Outside_236_259,TMhelix_260_282,Inside_283_302,TMhelix_303_320,Outside_321_324,TMhelix_325_344,Inside_345_350,TMhelix_351_370,Outside_371_384,TMhelix_385_407,Inside_408_413,TMhelix_414_432,Outside_433_435,TMhelix_436_458,Inside_459_478,TMhelix_479_498,Outside_499_504): MFKAFKGFHLLEDLQTTKLVKKLSKGHRLKTIITLSIACIAFFAVWFAPQQSLGLGDISIIEQRVAAIFVFAVLMWIMEVIPAWCTSVLVITLLLLSASDNSLWFLAENDSVREMGKLISYKTLLATFADPIIMLFLGGFILAIAATKVGLDVLLAKVMLKPFGTKSENVLLGFLLVTGLFSMFISNTATAAMMLAFLAPVLKALPSDGKGRIALALAIPLAANIGGIGTPIGTPPNAIALKYLNDPAGLDLNIGFGQWMSYMFPLAILLLLISWVVLRILFPFKQKTIHLEIEGEVEKGPRAWVVYITFAVTILMWIFDKMTGVNANVVAMIPIAVFCVAGIIKRRDLEEINWSVLWMVAGGFALGVALNETGLATRLVQSIPFNTWSPIFVIIGSGLLCWTLSNFISNTATASLLVPILAVVGVSMQVQLEPYGGVQTLLVGIALCASFAMLLPISTPPNALAHATGLVEQKDMVKIGLIVGLIAILLGYMTLIFLGSNGLL; encoded by the coding sequence ATGTTTAAAGCATTTAAGGGGTTTCATTTACTTGAAGACCTACAAACTACTAAATTAGTAAAAAAACTGTCGAAAGGACATAGGTTAAAAACTATTATCACGCTAAGTATAGCTTGTATTGCTTTCTTTGCAGTGTGGTTTGCTCCACAACAAAGCTTAGGTTTGGGCGATATATCAATAATAGAGCAACGTGTAGCTGCTATATTTGTATTTGCGGTATTAATGTGGATTATGGAAGTTATTCCAGCTTGGTGTACTTCAGTGCTTGTAATTACTCTTTTATTACTTTCAGCTTCTGATAATAGTTTGTGGTTTCTTGCCGAAAACGATTCGGTAAGAGAAATGGGGAAATTAATTAGTTACAAAACACTTCTTGCTACTTTTGCCGATCCTATTATAATGTTGTTTTTAGGAGGTTTTATCCTTGCTATTGCTGCTACAAAAGTAGGATTAGATGTTTTATTGGCTAAAGTAATGTTGAAACCTTTTGGAACAAAATCGGAAAACGTGCTTTTAGGCTTTTTACTTGTTACAGGACTTTTCTCTATGTTTATAAGCAATACTGCAACTGCTGCAATGATGTTAGCATTTCTTGCACCTGTATTAAAAGCACTTCCCAGTGATGGAAAAGGTAGAATAGCTCTGGCTTTAGCTATTCCTTTGGCTGCTAATATAGGAGGTATAGGTACTCCTATCGGAACTCCGCCTAATGCTATTGCTCTAAAATACCTTAACGACCCAGCAGGTCTCGACCTTAACATTGGTTTCGGACAGTGGATGTCTTATATGTTTCCTTTAGCAATACTTTTATTGCTTATTTCGTGGGTAGTACTTCGTATTCTTTTTCCTTTCAAGCAAAAGACAATACATTTAGAGATAGAGGGAGAGGTAGAGAAAGGACCAAGAGCATGGGTAGTTTACATTACTTTTGCTGTAACTATTTTAATGTGGATATTTGATAAAATGACTGGTGTTAACGCTAATGTTGTGGCAATGATACCTATTGCAGTGTTTTGTGTGGCAGGAATTATTAAACGTAGAGATTTAGAAGAAATAAATTGGAGTGTGCTTTGGATGGTTGCTGGTGGCTTCGCATTAGGTGTTGCATTAAATGAAACAGGTTTAGCAACCCGATTAGTACAGTCAATTCCTTTTAATACTTGGTCTCCTATATTTGTAATTATAGGTAGCGGATTGCTTTGCTGGACTCTCTCTAACTTTATTTCAAATACAGCAACTGCTTCTTTACTTGTGCCTATATTGGCAGTAGTAGGCGTTAGTATGCAGGTTCAGTTAGAACCATACGGAGGTGTTCAAACTCTTCTTGTAGGTATAGCATTATGCGCGTCATTTGCAATGTTACTTCCAATAAGTACTCCGCCTAATGCGTTGGCTCACGCTACAGGACTTGTAGAGCAGAAAGATATGGTGAAAATAGGTCTTATAGTTGGACTTATAGCTATACTTTTGGGATATATGACATTAATATTCTTAGGATCTAACGGGTTGCTTTAA